In Pseudomonas sp. Leaf58, one DNA window encodes the following:
- a CDS encoding DUF481 domain-containing protein codes for MYSRSSLCLLAAFLFAAPVFADTVWMKNGDRLSGKIKVFDGGKLLLETPYGGSIALDWKQVQTLESDQEMLVKQDAYSGEKAKSLKAAEPGKVTLANGEAPKTVELASIEQIMKPKPLVEDFVWKGNVDVALDYKRAENDTDDYDVGFKTTARHGRWRHNAEGEYNRESKDDVTTTDNWSAEYALDRFLTEKWFWQGRAEYKRDRIEDLARQRTVGTGPGYQFWDDELGAFSLGSLLNRTDFEYQDGAKDNFYSAAVKWDYTRYLIGKNVQLFTNGEFAKPLGGVADYALDAEVGLRYKVTEWASLNLKAEKDIITGTRESDLDKTRYTAGFGVTW; via the coding sequence ATGTATTCTAGATCCTCGCTATGCCTGCTCGCTGCTTTCTTGTTCGCCGCCCCGGTGTTCGCCGATACCGTGTGGATGAAGAACGGTGACCGGCTTAGCGGCAAAATCAAAGTTTTCGATGGCGGCAAGCTGCTGCTGGAAACGCCCTATGGCGGGTCCATCGCCTTGGACTGGAAACAGGTCCAGACCCTGGAGAGCGACCAGGAGATGCTGGTCAAGCAAGACGCCTACAGTGGTGAGAAGGCCAAGTCGCTGAAAGCCGCCGAGCCTGGCAAGGTGACCCTGGCCAATGGCGAGGCGCCGAAGACCGTGGAGCTGGCTAGCATCGAGCAAATCATGAAGCCCAAGCCGCTGGTAGAGGACTTTGTGTGGAAAGGCAACGTCGACGTGGCGCTGGACTACAAGCGTGCCGAGAACGACACCGACGACTACGACGTCGGCTTCAAGACCACCGCCCGCCACGGCCGGTGGCGGCACAACGCCGAAGGCGAATACAACCGCGAGAGCAAGGACGACGTCACCACCACCGACAACTGGAGTGCCGAGTACGCCTTGGACCGCTTCCTCACCGAGAAGTGGTTCTGGCAGGGGCGTGCGGAATACAAGCGTGACCGCATCGAAGACCTGGCCCGCCAGCGTACGGTGGGTACCGGCCCGGGTTATCAGTTTTGGGACGATGAGTTAGGCGCCTTCTCGCTGGGCTCGCTGCTCAACCGCACTGACTTTGAATACCAGGATGGCGCCAAGGACAACTTCTATTCCGCAGCGGTGAAGTGGGACTACACCCGCTACCTGATCGGCAAGAACGTACAGTTGTTTACCAACGGCGAATTCGCCAAGCCACTGGGTGGCGTGGCCGACTACGCGCTGGATGCCGAGGTTGGCCTGCGCTACAAGGTCACCGAATGGGCCTCGCTCAACCTCAAGGCGGAGAAGGACATCATTACCGGTACCCGTGAGAGCGACTTGGACAAGACCCGGTATACCGCGGGCTTTGGCGTCACCTGGTAA
- a CDS encoding MGMT family protein encodes MSDGYEHALDAAEGRRTALYSVLGQVPAGKVVSYGQLAELAGLGRAARWVGRTLGQLPADTRLPWHRVLAAGGRLSLALGTPSGDEQRARLRAEGVNVTNNRVDMTRHGWRPMEHSG; translated from the coding sequence ATGTCTGATGGATACGAGCATGCCCTCGACGCTGCCGAGGGCCGACGAACGGCACTGTATTCAGTACTAGGCCAAGTGCCAGCGGGTAAGGTGGTCAGCTATGGCCAACTGGCCGAGCTGGCAGGGCTTGGGCGCGCGGCGCGCTGGGTTGGGCGCACCCTTGGGCAACTGCCCGCGGACACCCGCCTACCCTGGCATCGGGTACTTGCCGCAGGCGGCCGGCTGAGCCTGGCATTGGGTACGCCGTCAGGCGATGAGCAACGGGCGCGGCTGCGCGCGGAGGGTGTAAATGTAACCAACAATCGTGTGGATATGACGCGCCATGGCTGGCGCCCGATGGAGCACAGCGGTTAG